A DNA window from Phragmites australis chromosome 11, lpPhrAust1.1, whole genome shotgun sequence contains the following coding sequences:
- the LOC133884294 gene encoding uncharacterized protein LOC133884294, translating to MAGGAGNGGGGENQALDSGTPTLGSPVSDSDAMQSEGDDGAFYGETQPLDEAETQLVDGVEEENEEQGVAGDWVETQLVESGEEDGGDDGEQVKTQLEVERGEDDDAGGTEENAGDWTTTQLIEECVVEGANGSVDNMLETQLVEESDDEEGRVNGGDEVGGDEVDVGEWGKTQLVEDSDEEIGCDELSEDTLVLSDNEGLSDDERDVRSEMEGSIEGVNGGVEKHGDNKSLVDSDASTDEEGDRGHLQMKLTSVRVASVRTCGLAETRNESTVNSVHQGKQKASTNGKHLLPKIAANSASCSTSFSGFPHCGIENDSHRYVQNHDKDGIKSRDRCSTAKKLFADTAGDEGERNSRAFAGLSYIGSQEPGDLSQANAFEVVDRLISVNGGLSSQETTPNKLETAKPPVSSKRGTLLLAEKVERSRSSTGKAEIFEWVDSREDDGGGEFFSKNKDILLQKSAGRGKPNSHSLRAKKCSTKIAQGVNKIGESKNKINSKLCRRFETLPLSDSRLLKSDVKSKRASGNRTKKNLLKDLDDLSNTKSLEGQQEKADVALPDVGPDTQMAVEAMEALAQCSPAKTLSDKGQPLLDKDMRDEESKIVKTHSKSGPPQKRTSSIQEGVTTRSKRRKVTELNTKPNKERHGGLKMQENSELTGKRKRKQTKSVPEKSKVSEMSLDEIKYHGTPVAHRTRHCGKNNLCEYTELCSNKHMRRGKKLTGDSSTIGEVQNNHITNGPEKLMISERTTKSSLSYFEKESTEHTFANNVQDLQQSIDGSLQHTSVNTVQNLEPRRGEPTNDVACRDPPSHPKQRRTPTTMIQSKATAVILTATNHEIPPEGPISPKKRRIFIRSVSDLLKYAKREPSNGRSTSMLSSIIGKSLAASSILNSPARVDNKSPDISSSGQRLKESYHVEDTSKSPKSNAQIQNSSLKTPSKVVNELSPTFSPVNPSNASNRSLSKPSVARELLKLDPEKALSNQQRKDSRRRKDMASFSILFSHHLDENVIKRQRKILVRLGVCEAFSMSDATHFVADNFFRTRNMLESITLGKPVVTSMWLENCGQAGCFIDERKYILRDAKKEKELGFSMPISLASACKHPLLLGKRVFVTLNVKPSREVVTSLVKASSGQPLERVGRSIMREKEVPDDLLVISCEEDYQTCAPLLERGASAFSSELVLNGIIIQKLEYQRHHLFADRVKQTRSTRWLKNTVLDRFVPVPKCP from the exons ATGGCCGGCGGTgccggcaacggcggcggcggggagaacCAGGCGCTGGACAGCGGGACGCCTACGTTAG GGTCTCCGGTGAGCGACAGTGACGCAATGCAGAGCGAGGGCGATGACGGCGCGTTTTACGGCGAGACACAGCCGCTGGACGAGGCTGAGACCCAGTTAGTAGatggggtggaggaggaaaaTGAGGAACAGGGTGTGGCTGGCGATTGGGTGGAGACGCAGTTGGTGGAGAGTGGCGAGGAGGATGGAGGTGATGATGGTGAGCAAGTGAAGACACAGTTGGAGGTGGAACGTGgggaagatgatgatgctggtgGCACGGAAGAAAATGCTGGTGATTGGACTACAACCCAATTGATTGAAGAATGTGTGGTGGAGGGAGCGAACGGCAGTGTTGACAACATGTTGGAGACCCAATTGGTTGAGGaatctgatgatgaggaggggaGAGTAAACGGAGGTGATGAAGTGGGAGGtgatgaagtggatgtcggCGAGTGGGGCAAGACCCAGTTGGTTGAAGACTCTGATGAAGAGATAGGCTGCGATGAGTTGAGCGAGGACACTCTAGTGCTAAGTGACAATGAGGGTCTGTCAGATGATGAGAGGGATGTGAGGTCGGAAATGGAGGGCAGTATTGAGGGTGTGAATGGCGGGGTTGAGAAGCATGGTGATAACAAGAGTTTGGTAGATTCTGATGCTTCAACAGATGAAGAGGGTGACAGAG GACACCTTCAGATGAAATTGACTTCTGTTCGTGTGGCATCAGTACGAACATGTGGACTTGCTGAAACACGTAATGAAAGTACTGTGAACAGTGTGCATCAAGGGAAGCAGAAGGCCTCGACCAATGGAAAACATCTCCTGCCGAAAATTGCAGCCAACTCTGCTTCCTGTAGCACCTCCTTTAGTGGCTTCCCACATTGCGGGATTGAGAATGACTCCCATCGTTATGTGCAGAACCATGATAAAGATGGAATTAAAAGCAGAGATAGGTGCTCAACAGCAAAAAAGCTTTTTGCTGATACGGCAGGTGATGAGGGTGAAAGAAACAGCAGAGCTTTTGCTGGATTAAGCTATATTGGATCACAGGAGCCTGGTGATCTGTCACAAGCAAATGCTTTTGAAGTTGTGGATAGGTTGATCTCAGTCAATGGTGGATTATCATCTCAAGAGACAACACCAAATAAATTGGAAACAGCAAAGCCACCCGTTTCAAGTAAGAGAGGGACTTTACTATTGGCTGAGAAGGTTGAACGAAGTAGAAGTTCCACTGGGAAGGCAGAAATATTTGAATGGGTGGATAGCCGTGAAGATGATGGAGGAGGTGAGTTTTTCAGTAAAAACAAAGATATCCTGTTGCAGAAATCAGctggtagaggaaaaccaaatAGTCATTCTCTCAGGGCAAAGAAGTGTTCCACGAAAATTGCACAGGGAGTAAATAAAATAGGGGAATCCAAGAACAAAATAAATTCCAAACTATGTAGGAGGTTTGAAACTCTTCCTTTGTCAGATTCAAGACTACTCAAAAGTGATGTAAAGAGTAAGCGGGCTTCTGGAAACAGGACTAAGAAAAACCTTTTGAAGGACTTAGATGATCTATCAAATACCAAATCTTTGGAAGGACAACAGGAAAAGGCTGATGTAGCTTTGCCTGATGTTGGTCCAGATACTCAAATGGCTGTTGAAGCTATGGAGGCACTGGCGCAATGTTCACCTGCTAAAACTTTGTCAGATAAAGGTCAACCTCTGTTGGATAAAGATATGAGAGATGAGGAGTCTAAAATAGTTAAAACTCATTCAAAGAGTGGTCCTCCTCAAAAGAGAACTAGCAGCATCCAGGAAGGTGTCACAACACGTTCTAAAAGAAGAAAAGTAACTGAGTTGAACACCAAGCCTAATAAAGAAAGACATGGAGGATTGAAGATGCAAGAAAATTCAGAACTTACAGGGAAAAGAAAACGTAAGCAGACAAAGTCTGTACCAGAGAAGAGCAAAGTTTCAGAGATGTCTCTTGATGAAATTAAGTACCATGGTACACCTGTTGCTCACCGCACTAGACATTGTGGTAAGAATAACCTTTGTGAATATACTGAGTTATGTTCTAATAAGCACATGAGAAGAGGCAAGAAATTAACAGGTGACAGCTCCACTATTGGAGAAGTGCAAAATAATCATATTACAAATGGCCCTGAGAAACTGATGATTAGTGAGAGAACAACCAAATCTAGTTTGAgttattttgaaaaagaaagCACAGAGCATACCTTTGCAAATAATGTTCAGGATCTTCAGCAATCCATAGATGGAAGCTTACAACATACCAGTGTAAATACTGTTCAGAACCTCGAACCACGCAGAGGTGAACCAACAAATGATGTTGCATGCAGAGATCCCCCATCACACCCTAAACAGAGAAGAACACCCACAACAATGATACAGTCAAAGGCTACAGCAGTTATCTTAACTGCCACAAATCATGAAATACCACCAGAAGGGCCAATATCACCCAAGAAAAGGCGGATTTTCATCAGGAGCGTTTCTGATCTGCTAAAGTATGCAAAGAGGGAACCTTCCAATGGAAGATCAACTTCTATGCTGTCCAGTATTATAGGAAAGTCATTGGCTGCTTCTTCTATACTCAATTCTCCTGCAAGAGTTGACAACAAAAGTCCTGATATCAGTAGCTCTGGACAGCGGCTGAAGGAATCCTACCATGTTGAGGATACAAGCAAATCACCAAAAAGCAACGCTCAAATTCAGAATAGTTCCCTGAAAACACCTTCAAAAGTGGTTAATGAATTGTCACCTACTTTCAGTCCTGTGAATCCATCAAATGCCTCAAACAGAAGCTTGTCAAAACCTTCAGTTGCCAGAGAACTACTGAAATTAGATCCTGAAAAAGCGCTATCAAATCAACAACGAAAAGATTCTagaagaaggaaagatatgGCCAGTTTCAGTATTTTATTCAGCCACCATTTGGATGAGAATGTGATCAAGCGTCAGAGGAAG ATCTTGGTACGCTTGGGAGTTTGTGAAGCATTTTCTATGTCAGATGCAACACACTTTGTCGCAGATAATTTTTTCCGCACAAGGAATATGCTCGAATCAATAACTCTTGGCAAGCCAGTAGTTACATCAATGTGGCTCGAAAATTGTGGACAAGCAGGCTGTTTTATTGATGAGAGGAAGTACATTCTGAGGGATgccaaaaaggaaaaggagttAGGTTTCAGCATGCCTATATCACTAGCCTCAGCTTGCAAGCATCCTCTTCTGCTG GGAAAAAGAGTCTTTGTGACATTGAATGTGAAGCCAAGTCGAGAAGTGGTGACTAGCTTGGTTAAAGCATCATCTGGGCAG CCACTAGAGAGGGTAGGAAGATCCATAATGAGGGAAAAGGAAGTACCTGATGACCTACTGGTTATCTCATGTGAAGAAGACTACCAAACTTGCGCACCGCTGCTTGAGAGAG GTGCCAGCGCTTTCAGCTCAGAGCTTGTACTAAATGGTATAATCATTCAGAAGCTGGAGTATCAGAG GCACCATCTTTTCGCGGACCGTGTCAAACAGACCCGCTCGACGAGGTGGTTGAAAAACACAGTCCTTGACCGATTTGTACCTGTACCCAAGTGTCCATAG